From a region of the Cyprinus carpio isolate SPL01 chromosome B21, ASM1834038v1, whole genome shotgun sequence genome:
- the LOC109113218 gene encoding probable low affinity copper uptake protein 2 produces the protein MNMHFEGSSSVKLLFDFWDVHGPAGMVLSVFVVLLLTVFYELLKVWKVTIGKQMGSSITHSSAPVSFSPGASCFAPVMKCQEGSSSLTNSPSEISLAPTENTAITADTTAAAKKSWLLHCLQTAIHLLQVTLGYMLMLCVMSYNVWIFLGVIIGSVLGYFLAFPLLNHI, from the exons ATGAAT ATGCACTTTGAAGGGTCCAGCAGTGTCAAGCTGTTGTTTGACTTCTGGGATGTGCATGGGCCTGCAG GGATGGTGTTGTCGGTCTTCGTCGTTCTACTGCTCACCGTGTTCTACGAGCTTCTGAAAGTGTGGAAGGTCACTATTGGAAAACAGATGGGATCCTCCATTACGCATTCATCCGCTCCGGTGTCTTTCTCACCTGGAGCGTCCTGTTTCGCCCCTGTCATGAAGTGTCAAGAGGGAAGCTCTTCTCTGACCAACAGCCCCTCTGAGATCTCATTAGCTCCCACCGAGAATACGGCCATCACTGCTGACACCACCGCTGCTGCTAAGAAGAG CTGGCTTCTACACTGCCTCCAGACCGCCATACACCTCCTGCAGGTGACGCTGGGCTACATGCTAATGCTCTGTGTAATGTCCTACAACGTGTGGATCTTCCTGGGGGTCATCATTGGATCTGTATTGGGATACTTTCTGGCTTTTCCTCTACTGAATCACATTTGA